One genomic segment of Ricinus communis isolate WT05 ecotype wild-type chromosome 5, ASM1957865v1, whole genome shotgun sequence includes these proteins:
- the LOC8287423 gene encoding beta-carotene 3-hydroxylase, chloroplastic isoform X1, with protein sequence MATAISATSSSLRHRFGQVSFPTPKSNNSTTIHTLVYGTKGFSLRKNQHLSICLVMDKKAEEFLDVMDKHENDVNKKQPLNSRVERKLARKKLERFTYLVAAILSSTGITSIAAMSVYYRFSWQMEGGEFPALEMFGTFALSVGAAVGMEFWARWAHRALWHASLWKMHESHHKSREGPFELNDVFAIINAVPAIALLSYGFNNKGLLPGLCFGAGLGITVFGMAYMFVHDGLVHRRFSVGPIANVPYLRRVAAAHQLHHSDKFGGVPYGLFLGPKELEEKEGGLEALHTEVQRRIKASC encoded by the exons ATGGCTACTGCAATATCAGCAACTTCAAGCTCTCTAAGACACCGTTTCGGCCAAGTTTCTTTCCCAACTCCAAAATCCAATAACTCCACAACCATACACACTTTAGTCTATGGAACAAAGGGTTTTTCTTTGAGAAAAAACCAGCACTTAAGTATATGTTTGGTTATGGACAAGAAAGCAGAGGAGTTTCTTGATGTTATGGACAAACATGAAAATGATGTCAACAAGAAACAACCCTTGAATTCACGTGTAGAGAGGAAACTAGCaaggaaaaaattagaaagattTACTTACCTCGTAGCTGCAATCTTGTCCAGTACTGGCATCACTTCAATAGCTGCCATGTCTGTTTATTACAGATTCTCTTGGCAAATGGAG GGTGGAGAATTTCCTGCTTTGGAAATGTTTGGTACTTTTGCTCTTTCAGTGGGTGCCGCT GTGGGGATGGAGTTCTGGGCAAGGTGGGCACATAGAGCATTATGGCATGCATCATTATGGAAAATGCACGAG TCCCACCATAAATCGAGGGAGGGTCCGTTTGAGTTGAACGATGTATTTGCAATAATAAATGCAGTTCCAGCAATTGCGTTGTTGTCTTATGGGTTCAATAATAAAGGCCTACTTCCTGGTCTCTGTTTCGGTGCT GGACTCGGAATAACAGTTTTTGGAATGGCGTATATGTTTGTACATGACGGTCTAGTTCATCGTCGATTCTCAGTAGGCCCAATTGCCAACGTCCCCTACTTGCGAAGAGTTGCTGCTGCTCACCag ctTCATCACTCGGATAAATTTGGTGGCGTTCCTTATGGACTGTTTCTGGGACCCAAG GAACTGGAAGAGAAAGAAGGAGGCTTGGAAGCGCTGCATACGGAGGTTCAAAGAAGGATTAAAGCAtcatgttaa
- the LOC8287423 gene encoding beta-carotene 3-hydroxylase, chloroplastic isoform X2 produces MATAISATSSSLRHRFGQVSFPTPKSNNSTTIHTLVYGTKGFSLRKNQHLSICLVMDKKAEEFLDVMDKHENDVNKKQPLNSRVERKLARKKLERFTYLVAAILSSTGITSIAAMSVYYRFSWQMEGGEFPALEMFGTFALSVGAAVGMEFWARWAHRALWHASLWKMHESHHKSREGPFELNDVFAIINAVPAIALLSYGFNNKGLLPGLCFGAGLGITVFGMAYMFVHDGLVHRRFSVGPIANVPYLRRVAAAHQELEEKEGGLEALHTEVQRRIKASC; encoded by the exons ATGGCTACTGCAATATCAGCAACTTCAAGCTCTCTAAGACACCGTTTCGGCCAAGTTTCTTTCCCAACTCCAAAATCCAATAACTCCACAACCATACACACTTTAGTCTATGGAACAAAGGGTTTTTCTTTGAGAAAAAACCAGCACTTAAGTATATGTTTGGTTATGGACAAGAAAGCAGAGGAGTTTCTTGATGTTATGGACAAACATGAAAATGATGTCAACAAGAAACAACCCTTGAATTCACGTGTAGAGAGGAAACTAGCaaggaaaaaattagaaagattTACTTACCTCGTAGCTGCAATCTTGTCCAGTACTGGCATCACTTCAATAGCTGCCATGTCTGTTTATTACAGATTCTCTTGGCAAATGGAG GGTGGAGAATTTCCTGCTTTGGAAATGTTTGGTACTTTTGCTCTTTCAGTGGGTGCCGCT GTGGGGATGGAGTTCTGGGCAAGGTGGGCACATAGAGCATTATGGCATGCATCATTATGGAAAATGCACGAG TCCCACCATAAATCGAGGGAGGGTCCGTTTGAGTTGAACGATGTATTTGCAATAATAAATGCAGTTCCAGCAATTGCGTTGTTGTCTTATGGGTTCAATAATAAAGGCCTACTTCCTGGTCTCTGTTTCGGTGCT GGACTCGGAATAACAGTTTTTGGAATGGCGTATATGTTTGTACATGACGGTCTAGTTCATCGTCGATTCTCAGTAGGCCCAATTGCCAACGTCCCCTACTTGCGAAGAGTTGCTGCTGCTCACCag GAACTGGAAGAGAAAGAAGGAGGCTTGGAAGCGCTGCATACGGAGGTTCAAAGAAGGATTAAAGCAtcatgttaa
- the LOC8287423 gene encoding beta-carotene 3-hydroxylase, chloroplastic isoform X3, with the protein MATAISATSSSLRHRFGQVSFPTPKSNNSTTIHTLVYGTKGFSLRKNQHLSICLVMDKKAEEFLDVMDKHENDVNKKQPLNSRVERKLARKKLERFTYLVAAILSSTGITSIAAMSVYYRFSWQMEGGEFPALEMFGTFALSVGAAVGMEFWARWAHRALWHASLWKMHEGLGITVFGMAYMFVHDGLVHRRFSVGPIANVPYLRRVAAAHQLHHSDKFGGVPYGLFLGPKELEEKEGGLEALHTEVQRRIKASC; encoded by the exons ATGGCTACTGCAATATCAGCAACTTCAAGCTCTCTAAGACACCGTTTCGGCCAAGTTTCTTTCCCAACTCCAAAATCCAATAACTCCACAACCATACACACTTTAGTCTATGGAACAAAGGGTTTTTCTTTGAGAAAAAACCAGCACTTAAGTATATGTTTGGTTATGGACAAGAAAGCAGAGGAGTTTCTTGATGTTATGGACAAACATGAAAATGATGTCAACAAGAAACAACCCTTGAATTCACGTGTAGAGAGGAAACTAGCaaggaaaaaattagaaagattTACTTACCTCGTAGCTGCAATCTTGTCCAGTACTGGCATCACTTCAATAGCTGCCATGTCTGTTTATTACAGATTCTCTTGGCAAATGGAG GGTGGAGAATTTCCTGCTTTGGAAATGTTTGGTACTTTTGCTCTTTCAGTGGGTGCCGCT GTGGGGATGGAGTTCTGGGCAAGGTGGGCACATAGAGCATTATGGCATGCATCATTATGGAAAATGCACGAG GGACTCGGAATAACAGTTTTTGGAATGGCGTATATGTTTGTACATGACGGTCTAGTTCATCGTCGATTCTCAGTAGGCCCAATTGCCAACGTCCCCTACTTGCGAAGAGTTGCTGCTGCTCACCag ctTCATCACTCGGATAAATTTGGTGGCGTTCCTTATGGACTGTTTCTGGGACCCAAG GAACTGGAAGAGAAAGAAGGAGGCTTGGAAGCGCTGCATACGGAGGTTCAAAGAAGGATTAAAGCAtcatgttaa
- the LOC8287421 gene encoding uncharacterized protein LOC8287421, producing the protein MVPMFSGRSWYCQIATLLPAGQIPQRTICFKARSGLMPGSIPFKRSSDLVQKFMKAERWGICFRKQTWNKQFNYQRLNLVMSSAADDGNIPLNHISAASMIKKFYTCINEKRLEEIDKYISDNCCFEDCSFYSPIQGKKEVMHFYQQLTTGMVQNVKFSIEHVCEDDEFTVGVNWHLEWKRTHIPFTRGCSFYECSAEGDRIVIKKVRVVTESPIKPGGLAMILLKNVTAIFDNFPNFAEWFLKSPHLIVQFLMKIYTRLLAPFVNPLMGGYARIWSFTARVFALALSMLLYISKKNSQ; encoded by the exons ATGGTTCCCATGTTTTCAGGGAGATCTTGGTACTGTCAAATTGCCACATTGCTGCCAGCAG GCCAAATCCCACAACGTACCATCTGCTTCAAGGCAAGGAGCGGACTCATGCCTGGCTCCATACCCTTTAAAAGATCATCTGATCTTGTGCAGAAATTTATGAAGGCAGAGCGATGGGGAATCTGTTTCAGAAAGCAGACATGGAACAAACAATTCAACTATCAGAGGCTCAACTTGGTCATGTCATCAGCGGCAGACGATGGTAACATTCCGCTGAATCACATTTCTGCAGCAAGCATGATCAAAAAGTTCTACACATGCATCAATGAGAAAAGGTTGGAGGAAATAGATAAGTACATTTCAGACAATTGTTGCTTTGAAGACTGCTCCTTCTATTCTCCAATACAAGGGAAAAAG GAGGTTATGCATTTCTATCAACAGCTTACTACAGGCATGGTTCAGAATGTGAAGTTCAGCATTGAACACGTTTGTGAAGATGATGAATTTACTGTAGGAGTAAATTGGCACTTGG AATGGAAAAGGACACATATACCGTTCACTAGGGGATGCAGCTTTTACGAATGCTCAGCAGAAGGGGATAGAATAGTCATCAA GAAAGTTAGAGTTGTAACTGAGTCGCCTATCAAACCAGGTGGTTTAGCAATG ATTCTGTTAAAGAATGTCACTGCAATATTCGATAATTTCCCAAACTTCGCAGAAT GGTTCTTAAAGAGTCCTCATCTCATCGTACAGTTCCTAATGAAGATTTACACTAGACTTCTGGCACCTTTTGTCAATCCACTTATGGGAGGCTACGCTAGAATTTGGAGTTTTACGGCGCGAGTGTTTGCCTTAGCACTCAGCATGCTACTGTacatttcaaagaaaaattcacAATAG
- the LOC112537570 gene encoding uncharacterized protein LOC112537570 yields MRGIAALVPVKYKLKHMYPVARSWVATITPKKHENNDFGEGRRLNEKTDPIVAFSRPPQLPPVFGPLVALSLFEMWSSHDGDDD; encoded by the exons ATGCGTGGAATTGCAGCATTAGTACCTGTGAAATACAAGCTCAAACATATGTACCCTGTGGCAAGATCATGGG TGGCTACCATAACTCCAAAGAAACATGAAAACAATGACTTTGGAGAAGGAAGGCGTTTGAATGAAAAGACAGATCCTATTGTTGCCTTCAGCAGACCTCCTCAACTCCCGCCTGTCTTTGGACCACTGGTTGCCCTATCGTTGTTCGAAATGTGGTCGAGCCACGATGGTGATGATGACTAA